One Peromyscus leucopus breed LL Stock chromosome 6, UCI_PerLeu_2.1, whole genome shotgun sequence genomic region harbors:
- the Nexn gene encoding nexilin isoform X3 yields MNDVSQKAELGKGDVKDKFEAMQKAREERNQRRSRDEKQRRKEQYIREREWNRRKQEIKEMLASDDEEEISAKIEKAYVPKLTGTVKGKFDEMEKHRQEEQRKRTEEERKRRLEQDLLEKRKIQRELAKRAEQIEDINNTGTESASEEGDDSLLITVVPAKSYNKSGKIKNPENLEKEQGNERLNYEEDKRRRYEEECRSLKEAKCLSLVMDDETEAKKESHFPGKLKLTFEELERQRQENRKKQAEEEARRRLEEERRAFEEARRHMVNEEDENQDAEKVFKEYRPGKLKLSFEEIERQRREDEKRKAEEEARRRIEEEKAAFAEARRSMVLDDDSPEIYKTVSQESLMPGKLEINFEELLKQKMEEERRRTEEERRHKLEMEKQGFEQLRQEMGEEEEENESFGLSREYEELIKLKRSGSIQAKSLKSKFEKIGQLSEKEIQKKVEEERAKRRAIDLEIKEREAENFHEEDDVDVKPAKKSESPFTHKVNMKARFEQMAKARKEEEQRRIEEQKLLRMQFEQKEIDAALQKKREDEEEEEGSIINGSTTEDEEQTRSGAPWFKKPLRNTSVVDSEPVRFTVKVTGEPKPEITWWFEGEMLQDGEDYQYIERGETYCLYLPETFPEDGGEYMCKAVNNKGSAASTCILTIEMDDY; encoded by the exons ATTAAAGAAATGCTTGCTTCTGATGATGAGGAAGAGATTTCTGCTAAAATAGAAAAGGCTTATGTCCCAAAGCTAACAG GGACAGTTAAAGGTAAATTTGATGAAATGGAGAAACACAGACAGgaagaacaaaggaagagaacagaagaggaaagaaaacgcAGACTTGAGCAGGACCTGTTGGAAAAGAGGAAAATACAGCGTGAATTAGCAAAAAGAGCCGAGCAG ATTGAGGACATAAACAATACGGGAACCGAATCTGCATCAGAG GAAGGTGATGACTCACTGCTTATAACAGTGGTGCCTGCAAAATCATACAACAaatctggaaaaataaagaatCCTGAGAACCTGGAGAAAGAACAAGGGAATGAGAGGCTTAATTATGAAGAAGATAAAAGAAGAAGATATGAAGAAGAGTGCCGATCTCTCAAGGAAGCAAAGTGTCTTTCATTAGtcatg GATGATGAAACTGAGGCCAAAAAAGAATCGCATTTTCCTGGAAAATTGAAATTAACTTTTGAAGAACTGGAGcgacaaagacaagaaaatcgCAAGAAGCAAGCTGAAGAAGAAGCGAGAAGGCGCTTAGAGGAAGAGAGGCGTGCCTTTGAGGAAGCCAGGAGGCACATG GTAAATGAGGAGGATGAAAACCAAGATGcagaaaaagtttttaaagaatatcGCCCTGGAAAACTCAAACTGAGTTTTGAAGAAATAGAAAGGCAAAGGAGagaagatgaaaaaagaaaagcagaggaggaggcccgaaggagaattgaggaagagAAGGCAGCATTTGCTGAAGCAAGGAGAAGCATG gtATTAGATGATGATTCTCCAGAGATATATAAAACAGTTTCTCAAGAATCTTTGATGCCTGGAAAACTGGAGattaattttgaagaattattaaaacaaaaaatggaagaagaaagacgACGAACGGAGGAGGAACGGAGGCATAAACTAGAAATGGAGAAACAGGGATTTGAGCAACTGAGACAAGAaatgggagag gaagaagaagaaaatgaaagttttgGATTGAGTAGAGAATACGAAGAattaatcaaattaaaaagaagtgGTTCTATTCAAGCTAAAAGTCTAAAAAGCAAGTTTGAAAAAATTGGACAGTtgtctgaaaaagaaatacagaaaaaggtAGAAGAAGAACGAGCAAAGAGGAGAGCAATTGACCTTGAAATTAAAGAGCGAGAAGCAGAAAACTTCCATGAG gaagatGATGTTGATGTAAAGCCTGCAAAAAAAAGTGAATCCCCCTTTACTCATAAAGTGAACATGAAAGCCAGATTTGAACAAATGGCTAAggcaagaaaagaagaagaacaacggAGAATAGAAGAACAGAAGTTACTACGAATGCAGTTTGAACAGAAAGAAATTGATGCAGCACTACAGAAG aaaagagaagatgaggaagaagaagaaggtagCATCATTAATGGCTCCACTACTGAAGATGAAGAGCAAACAAGATCAGGAGCTCCATGGTTCAAAAAGCCTCTAAGAAATACCTCAGTTGTAGACAGTGAACCAGTCAGATTCACTGTTAAAGTAACAGGAGAACCCAAACCAGAAATCacatggtggtttgaaggagaaatgCTGCAGGACGGAGAAGACTACCAGTACATTGAAAGAGGCGAAACTTACTGCCTCTATTTACCAGAAACTTTCCCGGAAGATGGAGGAGAATATATGTGTAAAGCAGTCAACAATAAAGGCTCTGCAGCAAGTACCTGCATTCTTACCATTGAAA tGGATGACTACTag
- the Nexn gene encoding nexilin isoform X4, with product MNDVSQKAEIKEMLASDDEEEISAKIEKAYVPKLTGTVKGKFDEMEKHRQEEQRKRTEEERKRRLEQDLLEKRKIQRELAKRAEQIEDINNTGTESASEEGDDSLLITVVPAKSYNKSGKIKNPENLEKEQGNERLNYEEDKRRRYEEECRSLKEAKCLSLVMDDETEAKKESHFPGKLKLTFEELERQRQENRKKQAEEEARRRLEEERRAFEEARRHMVNEEDENQDAEKVFKEYRPGKLKLSFEEIERQRREDEKRKAEEEARRRIEEEKAAFAEARRSMVLDDDSPEIYKTVSQESLMPGKLEINFEELLKQKMEEERRRTEEERRHKLEMEKQGFEQLRQEMGEEEEENESFGLSREYEELIKLKRSGSIQAKSLKSKFEKIGQLSEKEIQKKVEEERAKRRAIDLEIKEREAENFHEEDDVDVKPAKKSESPFTHKVNMKARFEQMAKARKEEEQRRIEEQKLLRMQFEQKEIDAALQKKREDEEEEEGSIINGSTTEDEEQTRSGAPWFKKPLRNTSVVDSEPVRFTVKVTGEPKPEITWWFEGEMLQDGEDYQYIERGETYCLYLPETFPEDGGEYMCKAVNNKGSAASTCILTIEMDDY from the exons ATTAAAGAAATGCTTGCTTCTGATGATGAGGAAGAGATTTCTGCTAAAATAGAAAAGGCTTATGTCCCAAAGCTAACAG GGACAGTTAAAGGTAAATTTGATGAAATGGAGAAACACAGACAGgaagaacaaaggaagagaacagaagaggaaagaaaacgcAGACTTGAGCAGGACCTGTTGGAAAAGAGGAAAATACAGCGTGAATTAGCAAAAAGAGCCGAGCAG ATTGAGGACATAAACAATACGGGAACCGAATCTGCATCAGAG GAAGGTGATGACTCACTGCTTATAACAGTGGTGCCTGCAAAATCATACAACAaatctggaaaaataaagaatCCTGAGAACCTGGAGAAAGAACAAGGGAATGAGAGGCTTAATTATGAAGAAGATAAAAGAAGAAGATATGAAGAAGAGTGCCGATCTCTCAAGGAAGCAAAGTGTCTTTCATTAGtcatg GATGATGAAACTGAGGCCAAAAAAGAATCGCATTTTCCTGGAAAATTGAAATTAACTTTTGAAGAACTGGAGcgacaaagacaagaaaatcgCAAGAAGCAAGCTGAAGAAGAAGCGAGAAGGCGCTTAGAGGAAGAGAGGCGTGCCTTTGAGGAAGCCAGGAGGCACATG GTAAATGAGGAGGATGAAAACCAAGATGcagaaaaagtttttaaagaatatcGCCCTGGAAAACTCAAACTGAGTTTTGAAGAAATAGAAAGGCAAAGGAGagaagatgaaaaaagaaaagcagaggaggaggcccgaaggagaattgaggaagagAAGGCAGCATTTGCTGAAGCAAGGAGAAGCATG gtATTAGATGATGATTCTCCAGAGATATATAAAACAGTTTCTCAAGAATCTTTGATGCCTGGAAAACTGGAGattaattttgaagaattattaaaacaaaaaatggaagaagaaagacgACGAACGGAGGAGGAACGGAGGCATAAACTAGAAATGGAGAAACAGGGATTTGAGCAACTGAGACAAGAaatgggagag gaagaagaagaaaatgaaagttttgGATTGAGTAGAGAATACGAAGAattaatcaaattaaaaagaagtgGTTCTATTCAAGCTAAAAGTCTAAAAAGCAAGTTTGAAAAAATTGGACAGTtgtctgaaaaagaaatacagaaaaaggtAGAAGAAGAACGAGCAAAGAGGAGAGCAATTGACCTTGAAATTAAAGAGCGAGAAGCAGAAAACTTCCATGAG gaagatGATGTTGATGTAAAGCCTGCAAAAAAAAGTGAATCCCCCTTTACTCATAAAGTGAACATGAAAGCCAGATTTGAACAAATGGCTAAggcaagaaaagaagaagaacaacggAGAATAGAAGAACAGAAGTTACTACGAATGCAGTTTGAACAGAAAGAAATTGATGCAGCACTACAGAAG aaaagagaagatgaggaagaagaagaaggtagCATCATTAATGGCTCCACTACTGAAGATGAAGAGCAAACAAGATCAGGAGCTCCATGGTTCAAAAAGCCTCTAAGAAATACCTCAGTTGTAGACAGTGAACCAGTCAGATTCACTGTTAAAGTAACAGGAGAACCCAAACCAGAAATCacatggtggtttgaaggagaaatgCTGCAGGACGGAGAAGACTACCAGTACATTGAAAGAGGCGAAACTTACTGCCTCTATTTACCAGAAACTTTCCCGGAAGATGGAGGAGAATATATGTGTAAAGCAGTCAACAATAAAGGCTCTGCAGCAAGTACCTGCATTCTTACCATTGAAA tGGATGACTACTag
- the Nexn gene encoding nexilin isoform X5 — MNDVSQKAEIKEMLASDDEEEISAKIEKAYVPKLTGTVKGKFDEMEKHRQEEQRKRTEEERKRRLEQDLLEKRKIQRELAKRAEQEGDDSLLITVVPAKSYNKSGKIKNPENLEKEQGNERLNYEEDKRRRYEEECRSLKEAKCLSLVMDDETEAKKESHFPGKLKLTFEELERQRQENRKKQAEEEARRRLEEERRAFEEARRHMVNEEDENQDAEKVFKEYRPGKLKLSFEEIERQRREDEKRKAEEEARRRIEEEKAAFAEARRSMVLDDDSPEIYKTVSQESLMPGKLEINFEELLKQKMEEERRRTEEERRHKLEMEKQGFEQLRQEMGEEEEENESFGLSREYEELIKLKRSGSIQAKSLKSKFEKIGQLSEKEIQKKVEEERAKRRAIDLEIKEREAENFHEEDDVDVKPAKKSESPFTHKVNMKARFEQMAKARKEEEQRRIEEQKLLRMQFEQKEIDAALQKKREDEEEEEGSIINGSTTEDEEQTRSGAPWFKKPLRNTSVVDSEPVRFTVKVTGEPKPEITWWFEGEMLQDGEDYQYIERGETYCLYLPETFPEDGGEYMCKAVNNKGSAASTCILTIEMDDY; from the exons ATTAAAGAAATGCTTGCTTCTGATGATGAGGAAGAGATTTCTGCTAAAATAGAAAAGGCTTATGTCCCAAAGCTAACAG GGACAGTTAAAGGTAAATTTGATGAAATGGAGAAACACAGACAGgaagaacaaaggaagagaacagaagaggaaagaaaacgcAGACTTGAGCAGGACCTGTTGGAAAAGAGGAAAATACAGCGTGAATTAGCAAAAAGAGCCGAGCAG GAAGGTGATGACTCACTGCTTATAACAGTGGTGCCTGCAAAATCATACAACAaatctggaaaaataaagaatCCTGAGAACCTGGAGAAAGAACAAGGGAATGAGAGGCTTAATTATGAAGAAGATAAAAGAAGAAGATATGAAGAAGAGTGCCGATCTCTCAAGGAAGCAAAGTGTCTTTCATTAGtcatg GATGATGAAACTGAGGCCAAAAAAGAATCGCATTTTCCTGGAAAATTGAAATTAACTTTTGAAGAACTGGAGcgacaaagacaagaaaatcgCAAGAAGCAAGCTGAAGAAGAAGCGAGAAGGCGCTTAGAGGAAGAGAGGCGTGCCTTTGAGGAAGCCAGGAGGCACATG GTAAATGAGGAGGATGAAAACCAAGATGcagaaaaagtttttaaagaatatcGCCCTGGAAAACTCAAACTGAGTTTTGAAGAAATAGAAAGGCAAAGGAGagaagatgaaaaaagaaaagcagaggaggaggcccgaaggagaattgaggaagagAAGGCAGCATTTGCTGAAGCAAGGAGAAGCATG gtATTAGATGATGATTCTCCAGAGATATATAAAACAGTTTCTCAAGAATCTTTGATGCCTGGAAAACTGGAGattaattttgaagaattattaaaacaaaaaatggaagaagaaagacgACGAACGGAGGAGGAACGGAGGCATAAACTAGAAATGGAGAAACAGGGATTTGAGCAACTGAGACAAGAaatgggagag gaagaagaagaaaatgaaagttttgGATTGAGTAGAGAATACGAAGAattaatcaaattaaaaagaagtgGTTCTATTCAAGCTAAAAGTCTAAAAAGCAAGTTTGAAAAAATTGGACAGTtgtctgaaaaagaaatacagaaaaaggtAGAAGAAGAACGAGCAAAGAGGAGAGCAATTGACCTTGAAATTAAAGAGCGAGAAGCAGAAAACTTCCATGAG gaagatGATGTTGATGTAAAGCCTGCAAAAAAAAGTGAATCCCCCTTTACTCATAAAGTGAACATGAAAGCCAGATTTGAACAAATGGCTAAggcaagaaaagaagaagaacaacggAGAATAGAAGAACAGAAGTTACTACGAATGCAGTTTGAACAGAAAGAAATTGATGCAGCACTACAGAAG aaaagagaagatgaggaagaagaagaaggtagCATCATTAATGGCTCCACTACTGAAGATGAAGAGCAAACAAGATCAGGAGCTCCATGGTTCAAAAAGCCTCTAAGAAATACCTCAGTTGTAGACAGTGAACCAGTCAGATTCACTGTTAAAGTAACAGGAGAACCCAAACCAGAAATCacatggtggtttgaaggagaaatgCTGCAGGACGGAGAAGACTACCAGTACATTGAAAGAGGCGAAACTTACTGCCTCTATTTACCAGAAACTTTCCCGGAAGATGGAGGAGAATATATGTGTAAAGCAGTCAACAATAAAGGCTCTGCAGCAAGTACCTGCATTCTTACCATTGAAA tGGATGACTACTag